The Danio rerio strain Tuebingen ecotype United States chromosome 10, GRCz12tu, whole genome shotgun sequence genome contains a region encoding:
- the esama gene encoding endothelial cell adhesion molecule a isoform X2, translated as MVVLQASYSSTDFQKNTVVWNYMQSATSTEMIISFVNGDFSHGTSQFAGRVGFFHNMPNTNLSLYINNTKVSDSGRYVCQVMIPGASGLTGTLNLNVKVPPSIPVCKVKEKPVLKANITLSCNSNEGKPAPKYKWIKTSPTSEVFFSPALNETAGTLKLNNLSSNMSGKYVCTSTNSAGEETCYINLEVITSTNAGMIAGVTFGCIVALILIVIFLIFMWTRRKDTEEDLANDIKEDAQAPKRVSWAKSGTGSDIISKNGTLSSIHTSSYPRDAHNHHHYPHSDTASIITATGSTAGYRSQPPVDATLERSLPGYNTNPAPTRGPFGPPSNNGGSQHTSMPRTAPAQPQIPRPPVLPTTVTAANISRMGGVPIMVPAQNQAGSLV; from the exons ATCATCTCATTCGTCAATGGAGACTTCAGCCATGGCACCTCACAGTTTGCTGGTCGAGTTGGTTTTTTCCACAATATGCCCAACACCAACCTGTCCCTGTACATTAACAACACCAAAGTATCAGACTCAGGGCGGTACGTGTGCCAGGTCATGATCCCCGGGGCCTCAGGACTCACTGGAACACTAAACCTTAATGTTAAAG TACCTCCTTCTATACCGGTGTGTAAGGTTAAAGAAAAGCCTGTCCTTAAAGCAAACATTACTCTTTCCTGTAACTCCAATGAGGGTAAACCGGCCCCCAAATACAAGTGGATCAAAACCAGCCCCACATCAGAGGTCTTCTTCTCTCCTGCATTGA ATGAAACGGCAGGAACTTTAAAACTGAACAACCTAAGCAGTAACATGTCAGGGAAATATGTGTGCACTTCAACCAACTCTGCAGGAGAGGAGACCTGCTACATCAACCTGGAGGTCATCACAT CGACAAATGCCGGAATGATCGCTGGCGTTACATTCGGCTGTATAGTGGCTCTCATCCTGATCGTTATCTTCCTCATCTTCATGTGGACGAGACGGAAAGACACCGAGGAGGATCTGGCCAATGACATCAA GGAGGATGCTCAGGCTCCCAAACGCGTCTCGTGGGCCAAGAGTGGAACAGGCTCTGACATCATCTCTAAAAACGGCACCCTGTCCTCCATTCACACCAGCTCTTACCCACGAGATGCCCACAACCACCATCATTACCCTCACTCTGACACCGCGTCCATTATTACAGCCACAGGCAGCACAGCCGGATACCGTTCGCAACCTCCAGTCGATGCCACCCTGGAGCGCTCATTGCCAggatacaacaccaacccagccCCGACCCGTGGGCCATTTGGACCCCCTAGTAACAATGGAGGCTCCCAGCACACCTCCATGCCCCGGACAGCCCCTGCCCAGCCTCAGATTCCCCGTCCGCCTGTCCTTCCCACCACCGTAACTGCTGCCAATATCTCCCGCATGGGAGGGGTGCCCATTATGGTGCCAGCACAAAACCAAGCCGGCTCTCTGGTGTAG